In Perognathus longimembris pacificus isolate PPM17 chromosome 3, ASM2315922v1, whole genome shotgun sequence, a single window of DNA contains:
- the LOC125347666 gene encoding LOW QUALITY PROTEIN: CD209 antigen-like protein 2 (The sequence of the model RefSeq protein was modified relative to this genomic sequence to represent the inferred CDS: inserted 1 base in 1 codon; deleted 1 base in 1 codon), with protein sequence MGYLGRGHTPLVLKLLFFLFFFGLLLAILVHNHLCRPCPWEWTSFQGNCYFFSKSTRNWANSVIACQEMGAQLVVIKSHRNRQFIPTVLLVLVLNFLQLISKNKGHTXMGMSDLNKEAMWHWVDGSPLLHAFIKYWNRPQEPNNLGEEDCVEFDGSGWNDDNCKANNFWICKKTCNFLPHNPTIPCSSILPPCLLVDSWAPLELDH encoded by the exons ATGG GGTATCTGGGTCGCGGCCACACCCCTCTTGTGCTGaagctcctcttcttcctcttcttctttgggCTCCTGCTGGCCATTCTTGTCCACA ACCACTTGTGCCGGCCCTGCCCCTGGGAGTGGACATCCTTCCAAGGAAACTGTTACTTCTTCTCCAAGTCCACCCGAAACTGGGCCAATTCTGTCATTGCCTGCCAGGAAATGGGGGCCCAGCTGGTTGTCATCAAAAGTCACAGGAATAG GCAGTTTATTCCTACCGtgttgttggtgttggtgttg AATTTTTTGCAACTGATTTCCAAGAATAAAGGACACA GGATGGGGATGTCAGACCTGAACAAGGAAGCCATGTGGCACTGGGTGGATGGCTCACCCCTGTTGCATGC CTTCATCAAGTACTGGAAC CGCCCTCAGGAGCCCAACAACCTAGGGGAAGAagac TGTGTGGAGTTTGACGGCAGTGGGTGGAATGATGACAACTGTAAGGCCAACAACTTCTGGATCTGCAAAAAAACCTGCAACTTCCTGCCCCACAATCCCACAATCCCTTGCAGCTCCATCCTTCCACCCTGCCTGCTGGTG GACTCCTGGGCCCCTTTGGAGCTGGACCACTGA